A genomic region of Eucalyptus grandis isolate ANBG69807.140 chromosome 5, ASM1654582v1, whole genome shotgun sequence contains the following coding sequences:
- the LOC108959853 gene encoding TMV resistance protein N, translating to MASSSKPEKNYDVFLSFRGADLRNNFIGHLYQALYRIGIYTFRDSEELKKGDQISPVLMKAIEESCIAIVVFSENYTSSRWCLKELVKIIECKEQKNLTVLPVFYKVDPREVRGCKNSYQRALAKHESKFGMESENVKRWKKALSDAGNLSGWHLNDGDESELIQEIVEKISTYLAQTPLHVAKHPVGIDSRVVKLKSMLNLESDDGVLMVGIWGQGGIGKTSLAKALYNAIFRKFEGSCFLENIRETSEGTKGLVTLQEILLNDILLPQQRLEVSNVDGGIQLIQRRLGRKKVLLILDDVDDLHQLNTLAEGKWFGNGSRIIVTTRDKHLLTCHQIDQYYVYEVKALDDSQAHDLLTKHALQTYQIRTDLLDSALNYAKGLPLALEVLGSLLCGTTEDVWESTLMKLSRIPDKKITNVLKVSYDGLDENEKEIFLHIACFFNGQTKEYTKKVLDSCDLLTVVGFDTLIKRSLIRFELRILKVHDLIQAMGKDIVNQECRDDPRRRSRLWLYDDVADVLSHDMGDCAIKAIVLELLEPTEMRIGPEAFTNMRRLRLLILHNVQDSFQGPICLPNELRWFEWPGCTHQIPEFSASPKKLVGLDMSKGNITRVLKQFKDFQNLKYLTFSYCEWLVRIPDLSYTPNLEELDFCNCKNLVEAHESLAYHDKLRALNFSGCSKLSTFPNELKSKNLQTLTLENCPKFERFPDIPHKLEALYQLQLQGTAIKELPASIENLVSLKELFLDKCKNLVSLPSSIYKLQNLEELQVKGCTNLVRFPKYEDSADPCMKTGLSKLRQLDLRRCNLSDVEFLENLSCFPLLQTLELTENNIIALPSSIKKRDHLYFLSVENCHQLQKIPELPPFLNFYADNCESLQKNEDLSSIHQFASKSLTDGLNAHQNKRSFNTVLCEREMPQWVFPIEEDSISFMVSKDLYEKILGLTICVILDNVESNGKILAHVDGKRERIIELPFPYPLHSEHIWLPYMARTAMWEGVDFAQIDGNYVEFSLTHSMKVKKWGFRIICEQLGNDLKVELQDNQLIDLALLYEVGHELTNSIAGSSLMHEDNSSEANLHEDLQDCQVSGEEQNQIVPKRNHELFSLEACEPRSCGLLVRLVEMSMAVFARCFCC from the exons ATGGCTTCTTCATCGAAACCTGAAAAGAATTACGAtgttttcttgagttttagaggtgCCGACCTACGTAACAACTTTATCGGCCATCTCTACCAAGCTTTATATCGGATTGGAATTTACACTTTTCGAGATAGTGAGGAACTGAAAAAGGGGGACCAAATATCGCCGGTGCTTATGAAGGCCATTGAAGAATCATGCATCGCAATCGTTGTTTTCTCTGAgaactacacttcctcaaggtggTGCTTAAAAGAGCTAGTGAAGATTATAGAGTGCAAGGAGCAAAAGAACCTCACTGTTCTACCagtgttttacaaagtggatCCAAGAGAAGTGAGAGGGTGCAAAAATAGTTATCAGAGAGCTTTGGCTAAGCACGAGTCCAAGTTCGGGATGGAATCAGAGAAtgtgaagagatggaagaaagcTCTTTCCGATGCTGGGAATTTGTCCGGATGGCATTTGAATGATGG AGATGAGTCAGAGCTTATTCAAGAAATTGTGGAGAAGATCTCCACTTACCTAGCTCAAACACCTTTGCATGTTGCTAAGCATCCAGTTGGGATAGACTCCCGAGTTGTTAAGCTGAAATCTAtgttaaatcttgagtctgatgATGGTGTTCTCATGGTGGGAATTTGGGGACAAGGAGGTATAGGGAAGACAAGTTTAGCGAAAGCTCTTTACAATgctatattcagaaaatttgAGGGTTCatgttttctggaaaatattcgAGAAACTTCAGAAGGTACCAAGGGTTTAGTTACTTTGCAAGAAATATTGCTAAATGATATACTATTACCACAACAAAGGTTAGAAGTATCCAATGTTGATGGAGGTATTCAGCTAATACAACGCAGACTAGGTCGCAAAAAAGTTCTCCTCATCCTCGATGATGTGGATGACTTGCACCAGTTGAATACTTTAGCAGAAGGCAAGTGGTTTGGTAATGGAAGTAGGATCATCGTTACCACAAGAGATAAACATTTACTAACTTGTCACCAAATAGATCAATATTATGTGTATGAAGTTAAAGCACTTGATGACAGTCAAGCTCATGATCTGCTTACTAAGCATGCTCTTCAAACGTACCAAATCAGAACAGATCTATTGGATAGTGCTCTAAATTATGCTAAAGGccttcctttagcacttgagGTGCTGGGTTCCTTATTATGTGGTACAACAGAAGATGTATGGGAAAGTACACTAATGAAACTTTCTAGGATTCCTGACAAGAAAATTACTAATGTGCTCAAAGTGAGTTATGATGGACTagatgaaaatgagaaagagatCTTTCTCCacattgcttgcttctttaaTGGGCAGACAAAAGAGTATACAAAGAAAGTTCTCGATAGTTGCGATCTTCTAACAGTTGTAGGATTTGATACTCTCATTAAGAGGTCCTTGATACGCTTTGAGCTCAGAATCCTAAAAgtgcatgacttgattcaagCGATGGGTAAAGATATTGTGAACCAAGAATGTCGAGATGATCCCAGAAGACGTAGTAGACTATGGTTGTATGATGATGTTGCCGATGTTCTGTCACATGACATG GGAGATTGTGCTATAAAAGCCATAGTGTTGGAACTACTTGAGCCGACAGAGATGCGTATTGGTCCTGAAGCTTTTACAAACATGAGAAGGTTGAGATTGCTCATCTTGCACAATGTGCAAGATTCTTTTCAAGGTCCTATATGTCTTCCTAATGAGCTTAGATGGTTTGAATGGCCTGGATGTACTCATCAGATTCCAGAATTTTCTGCTAGTCCAAAGAAATTGGTGGGACTTGATATGAGTAAAGGCAATATCACAAGAGTTCTAAAACAATTTAAG gatttccaaaatttgaagtacCTTACTTTCAGTTACTGTGAGTGGCTAGTTCGTATTCCTGACCTTTCATATACTCCAAATCTCGAGGAATTGGATTTTTGtaattgcaaaaacttggtaGAAGCCCACGAGTCCCTCGCATATCATGACAAGTTACGAGCGTTGAATTTCTCGGGGTGTTCTAAACTCAGTACTTTTCCAAATGAGCTCAAGTCAAAAAATCTTCAAACTCTCACTCTTGAAAATTGCCCAAAGTTTGAAAGGTTCCCTGATATTCCACATAAACTCGAAGCCCTATACCAGCTTCAATTACAAGGGACCGCTATTAAAGAACTCCCtgcatcaatagaaaatcttgtctctttAAAGGAATTGTTTTTGGATAAATGCAAGAACTTGGTTAGTCTTCCGTCTAGCATTTATAAGTTACAAAACCTTGAAGAATTGCAAGTTAAAGGTTGCACTAATTTAGTCAGGTTTCCAAAGTACGAGGATTCAGCTGATCCATGCATGAAGACCGGACTTTCAAAATTACGCCAATTGGACCTTAGAAGATGTAATCTGTCCGATGTAGAGTTTCTTGAGAATCTTTCCTGTTTTCCACTCTTGCAGACATTAGAACTGACAGAGAACAATATTATTGCCCTTCCTTCATCCATCAAAAAGCgtgatcatttgtattttttgaGTGTCGAAAATTGCCATCAATTACAAAAGATTCCTGAGCTTCCCccgtttttgaatttttatgcgGATAATTGTGAATCTCTAcaaaagaatgaagacttatcctcaattcatcaatttgccAGTAAAAGTTTGACTGATGGGCTTAACGCACACCAG AATAAAAGAAGTTTCAACACAGTTCTTTGTGAAAGAGAGATGCCGCAGTGGGTCTTCCCTATTGAAGAGGATTCCATATCTTTCATGGTTTCAAAGGACTTGTATGAGAAGATTCTTGGATTGACAATTTGTGTCATTCTCGATAATGTTGAATCCAATGGTAAGATTTTAGCACATGTTGATGGTAAAAGGGAGAGAATAATAGAGTTACCGTTCCCCTATCCGCTGCATTCAGAACATATATGGCTTCCCTATATGGCACGAACCGCTATGTGGGAAGGAGTCGATTTTGCTCAAATTGATGGCAATTATGTAGAGTTTAGCCTTACACATTCGATGAAAGTGAAAAAGTGGGGATTTCGAATAATATGCGAGCAATTAGGGAATGATTTAAAAGTTGAGCTTCAAGATAATCAGTTGATAGATTTAGCTTTACTCTATGAAGTTGGTCATGaattaacaaattcaatagCTGGGAGTTCACTCATGCATGAAGATAATTCGAGCGAAGCAAATCTACATGAGGACCTGCAAGATTGTCAAGTGAGTGGTGAGGAACAAAATCAAATAGTACCAAAGAGAAATCATGAGCTTTTCTCCCTCGAGGCATGCGAACCAAGATCATGTGGACTTCTAGTTCGATTGGTAGAGATGAGTATGGCGGTGTTTGCTCGCTGCTTTTGTTGTTAG